One region of Solea senegalensis isolate Sse05_10M linkage group LG14, IFAPA_SoseM_1, whole genome shotgun sequence genomic DNA includes:
- the elovl8b gene encoding ELOVL fatty acid elongase 8b codes for MTSDVSSNMSVYQWIVENGDKRTDPWLLVYSPVPVSLIFLLYLGVVWAGPRLMKHREPVDLRVVLIVYNFAMVGLSAYMFYEFLVTSWLSNYSYLCQPVDYSTSPLAMRMAGVCWWFFFSKVIELSDTIFFILRKKSSQVTFLHVYHHATMIFNWWAGVKYVAGGQSFFIGLVNTFVHVVMYSYYGLAAVGPHMQKYLWWKRYITRLQLLQFVMFLLHTGYNLFTECDFPDSMNTLVFGYCVTLIILFSNFYYQSYLNKKTK; via the exons atgACTTCTGATGTGTCCAGTAACATGTCCGTGTACCAGTGGATAGTGGAAAATGGAG ACAAGAGGACGGACCCATGGCTGCTGGTCTACTCCCCCGTCCCAGTGTCACTCATCTTCCTGCTTTACCTCGGTGTGGTCTGGGCTGGACCCCGGCTGATGAAACACAGGGAACCTGTTGACCTCAGAGTTGTTCTCATTGTTTACAACTTCGCCATGGTCGGCCTGTCTGCTTACATGTTCTACGAG TTCCTGGTCACCTCATGGCTCTCAAACTACAGCTACCTGTGTCAGCCTGTAGATTACAGCACCAGCCCACTGGCCATGAGA ATGGCCGGAGTCTGCTGGTGGTTTTTCTTCTCAAAGGTCATAGagctcagtgacaca ATCTTCTTCATCCTGAGGAAGAAGAGCAGCCAGGTGACCTTCCTTCACGTCTACCACCACGCCACCATGATCTTCAACTGGTGGGCGGGGGTCAAGTATGTGGCCGGAGGACAGT CGTTCTTCATCGGCTTGGTAAACACCTTCGTCCACGTTGTCATGTACTCTTACTACGGCCTGGCTGCAGTGGGCCCTCACATGCAGAAGTACCTGTGGTGGAAGCGATACATCACACGCCTGCAGCTG CTGCAGTTTGTGATGTTCCTCCTACACACGGGTTACAACCTGTTCACAGAGTGTGACTTCCCCGACAGCATGAATACACTGGTGTTTGGTTATTGTGTCACCCTTATCATCCTCTTCAGTAACTTCTATTATCAGAGCTACCTCAACAAGAAAACGAAATGA